aatgtcgacatctagaagattcctatcttagcaaaccctagTTCAACATTCACGCACAACCTAAAGAATTATGCGAATATTGGGAAATGGGTTTTGCTCTTGGAACCAGTTATGCGAATATTAGGAAATCGGTTTTTCTCTTGGAACcagttataccatgactcccaactaagttaagatcggttataccatgtttcCCAATATAGGTTATCactggttataccatgcttcccaaaactggttaggatcggttataccatgtcacacaatataggctatgacaGGTTATACATGATTCCCAATACTAGTTAGGAACGGTTATACCTTGCCACACAATACAGGCtatgaccggttctaccatgattcttaatataagttaagattggttctaccttgtcatattGCATTTGTCATCAAATAATATTTAATGAAAAACCGGACCAAGTACActtatgatttccctttcaattatgaaacaagttcatacatctacttccttaaatcaatgtaataatacatagttttctaggataaaTCATACTtatatcccacacataatcaaTTAACTATATACATAGATTGTGTTGATATCGTATTTACGAagtcaaaagataagcgttatacttcatgattcaatataattccttgacactttgatcataatgatatgaccaagactaatcactagagtattaaatTAATATAGCTTCACATGTTAATTATGTTTTTTATATAAAACGGAtgcaaagatacgttagggatggaaacaagtcaagtcattatTACTAACCTAAAGTGGAAGGATCGTTTCTTCGTTGTAgtcattacttcttcacattcttcaggccTTCAGAGTAATATATATACTTGTAAgtttcaacattcctagactttctaatctaacctaaacgaagttgactctcgtAATTAATAaagtgactctagatgagttttggtactaaaatatgacaaccaaacttgacacaccaacactcggtgggttcaaccgagctatgctctaacacaatttaAGAAAGAATAATTATAGGTATAACAAGGGAGGTGAGGCCCTATTTTTGAAAGCCACCACCACATAATTTATTGGTTCTGGTTATAATTCATAGTCACTATGTATATGTGGGTTCGCATTCATCCAACCATATATGTATCCAAAGATGTTTGTTCTTAGTTGAATACTTGTATCCATCGTATACCtacaccacaacttaatacaactaATAGGGTTCTCTCGTTCGAATATTATTTTACAAAATGATTGGGGGAATATTACTACAGTCAAATTGTGAAGAATAAAAACGGTATCAAAGATACTCATTCCATCGAATGTTAATTTCTGAAACTTTTTACTTTTGATCATGTTTCAGGTTCATTAATGGATATTACGTAGTTAATGGATATTGTGTAGTTATATTTAATTAAGGTCAGCTTGATATTAAATGGAAACAAACCATTagataaacaaaaaaataataatctgtTTCAAATATTTATCCAATGCCAACAGTTTCCAATATGCCATATAATTGATGAGCGTACATGTATATATTGTGCATGTAAGGCACTAAATCTATGTTCTAGTCATTTTTCGggtaaaaagtgaaaaaaaatttatcctacATGAATTCACCATAAGATATTGCATGGAAAACCTAGATCTTTCTCGAATCCAGTGTAGAGTCTCTGGTCACAAAATAAACCTAATCACGTTGTTCAAACACATCTTATGTACCTCAATTACATTATTTAAGGTCTTCGTTCCATAGCACATTCCCTTTATTTGCGTTAGAGATTGTCAAATATCTTAGGCCCTCCTTTTTGTCTACTTTAGTGTCGACAACTTCCTCTTTTGGAAAGTCTTATATGGAGACTCTAGATATGATTCTCTTATTGAACTCTAGATTCGTTTAAAAAATAAGCACAATCAGAGACATAAAACACCACCATCTACCACATTGAATATAAACAGTTGAAAATTAATGGTCGGATTTTAAGtcggtagatggtgaggtttggtaTAATGAAttatgctcatttttggtaggaatctaGAGCttaataagaggaacatatcaccAAAAAAGTGGGTTTAATTTCATTATCATTTTGACtctaaaaaaatggttttatcTTGTGTAGATAGTGTACATATAATTGTTCATAGATCATTCTTTTTAAAGAGTTACAACATGAGGATGCACGCCCAAATGTATTGTTCCACGGCATGATGTTTCTACACTCAAcaggaaagaaaaaataaaaagaataaaagaagTAAATCTTCAATAGATTCCCTAATGAATGCACCTCTTATCTCATATTTAATGCAAAAGAGAAGGAAGAAAATCCTCATTAGATTTTGATAAAATTTATGAAGAAATCATAATTATATTTCATTTTCCAAATAAAGGCGTGTatgtaagatatatatatatatatatatatatatatatatatatatatatgtatatatatgttgTGTGTGTACAAATAAGGAGATACATACACAGATAGAATCATCTTCAAGTAAAACAGAATGGCTAGTCTTAGAAATAGCCGCAACAGTGTTTACATATTTGCTTACTTCCTTCTGTTTGCAGTATTATTTCGTGAGTGTTCATCCTCAGAAGAAAACTTTGGAAAAGTTCGTGTAAAAGTTATGAACCAACTTAACAATGGCCAAAATTTGTGGTTACACTGTTGGGTGCAAAGAGGATATAGAAAAATAGAACAAACTATTCCTGATAACCAATCTGTGACGTGGTCATTTGGTCTTACATTTATCGGTAAAACTTACTATGATTGTGATTTTGGATGGAATAAACAAGGAATTATGATTTATAAACGTCAACAAGTCTATAACGAGAGAGTAGATGGATACTGTGAAGATGATATTTGTAACTGGGCAGCACGTCAAGATGGAATTTATCGACAGAATGCTGGTTGGGGCTGGAGCCTTGTTGTACATTGGTAACAGTTGAATAATATAATTTAAGAATAAGAGTGGAAATGCAAAATTATTTGTGCCTTGATTCacgagaaataaaaataaataatgtagtgcaattgattaataaaaagatACAATTTCAACTCGTTTTTTCATTTTTACGGCATTCACTAGTTTTCTTAGAGGTTAGATATGGTGTCCAAAGGAATTTGTTGTCATTGTTtgttgttttttacttttttaattAGTAGATTTTCGGCACACTATGAGTCTCTTACACATGTAATGCATCTTGCAAATCAATTGTATATTTATTGACTAAATTGAAGACCTTGCATGC
This genomic stretch from Papaver somniferum cultivar HN1 chromosome 5, ASM357369v1, whole genome shotgun sequence harbors:
- the LOC113280277 gene encoding uncharacterized protein LOC113280277, translated to MASLRNSRNSVYIFAYFLLFAVLFRECSSSEENFGKVRVKVMNQLNNGQNLWLHCWVQRGYRKIEQTIPDNQSVTWSFGLTFIGKTYYDCDFGWNKQGIMIYKRQQVYNERVDGYCEDDICNWAARQDGIYRQNAGWGWSLVVHW